The sequence TGCGATGAGCGGTGTGGACATAGCTCCCTCCAATTCAAACTCTTCCAAGACATATTCAAGGTTCCCGCACTGGTCCAGGGATGTTACCACTCCCCGCTCCAATGAGTTTTAGGCAACGCAGCATAACATGCGCCCCCAACCTTTATCAATTCAAATGTAGTTCATGAGCCGCGCTCCCGCGCTACGCATGGACAACCAGGGTCGCGCCGATATAATTTGCCAGTTTTCCATGCCCTTTCCGCAGATTACGCCGGAGGTGCCCCATGCTCAGTTGGAAGAACCACGCCATCCGCTTCCTCTTCTGCTTCACCCTTACCGCCCTCCCCTCTCCCGCTTGCGCCGCCGATGCCTGGTTCCCTGCGAGGATAACCCTGACGCCGGTGGTAAAGGGGCTCCGGCAGCCGACGGCGATCGTCAGCGCCAAAGACGGCAGCAAGAGGCTTTTCGTACTCGAGCAGGAAGGGAAGATCCGGATCGTCAAAAACGGCAAGCTGCTCCAGAGGCCCTTTCTCGACATCGACTCACTGGTGAAGTCCGGCGGCGAGCAGGGCCTTCTGGGTCTCGCCTTCCCCCCGGAATTCGCCTCGAAAAAGACCTTCTTCGTCAACTACACCAACCGGACCGGCATCGGGAACACGGTGGTGGCGAGCTTCAAGGCGAGCAAAGGCGCTGACACGGCCGATCCCGGCAGCCGCAGGGAGATCCTGACCATCAAGCAGCCGTACGCGAACCACAACGGCGGCCAGCTCGCCTTCGGCCCGGACGGACTCCTCTACGTCGGCACCGGAGACGGCGGCAGCGGCGGCGATCCGCACGGCAACGGCCAGCGGCTCGACACCCTGCTCGGAAAGATCCTGCGCATCGAGGTGGCTTCCGGCGCTGCCCCCTACCGTCTACCGAAAAATCCCTTCGGCAACGAGATCTGGGCCTACGGTCTGCGCAACCCCTGGCGCTTCTCTTTCGACCGTGGCACCGGTGATCTATACATAGCCGACGTGGGACAGGATGAAGTTGAGGAGATCAACTTCCAGCCTGCGGGCTCCGGTGCCGGTGCGAACTACGGCTGGAACATCATGGAAGGGGACCGCTGCTTCCGCGAACCCAAGTGCAAGAAGAGCGGCCTCACCATGCCGGTCGCGGTCTACCGTCACGGCAAGGGGGATTGCTCCGTTACCGGCGGCTACGTCTACCGCGGCAGGATAAAGGGGCTGCAAGGCATCTACTTCTACGGGGATTTCTGCAGCGGCCGTATCTGGGGGCTACGCAGGATCGGTACGAAATGGGAGACCAAACTTCTGGCCGACACGCCTTACGCCATCTCGACCTTCGGCGAGGACGATGATGGCGAACTCTACCTCGCCGATTACGGCAGCGGGACCATCTACAGGGTCGGGGTTCGCTGATCGCTGAGCAGTCAATTTCCTGTTGATCAAAGGTTATATCAGGTTATAATGGTCATGGAAGTCGTCTGGCAACCAAAGGCTGTGAAACAGCTCAAAAAGATCGGCGACCGCTCTGTGCAGCAGAGGATAGTCTTGGCTGCCCGGAGTCTCGTAGATCTTTCTTCCTGTCCAAACGTCAAGCAACTTGTCGGTCACAAGTACACTCACAGGATGCGGGTAGGAGACTGGCGCGTACTACTTAACGTGCAGGAGGAAATCGACATCGTCAGTATAGAGGAGATCAAAAAACGCGATGAGCGAACCTACTGAATATCAAATCATAGAGCATGAAGGTCAACCAGCTTTTGTGCTGGTGCCATGGGAAGAGTTCCAGCGCATCCGCCGTATGCTGGCAGCTGAGAAAGCCCAGGCCTCAGGAATCCCCCAGTCCGTTGTCGAAGCTCACGTGCTGCACGACATGTCTCTGATAAGGGCTTGGCGGGAAGAACTGGGCTTGAAGCAGGAGGACCTCGCAAAGCGACTGAATGTATCGCAAGCCGCCGTTGCGAAGTTCGAGCATCCCACCGCACGCCCACGGCTGGCAACTCTTAGAAAGATAGCCGCTGCGCTGGGGATCTCATTGGAACAACTGCATATTTGAACCATCGTTCTTGGAGTTACAAATGTCCTTGCGCAGCCTTCGCATCCTCGCAGCAGTCGCCGGCAAAGGGAGTTTCGCCGCCGCCGCGGAACAGATGGGATTGACCCAGTCAGCCGTCAGCCTCCAGATCAGGAACCTGGAGGAGGAGTTCGGCGTGCAGCTCTTCGAGCGGACCGGACGCAGCCCCAAACTCAACATGAACGGCAAACTGGTCGTGGAGCGGGTCCGCGAGATCCTCGACATCTACGACGGGATCAAGGCGGACCTCTCGCCATCGGGCACCATCAAGGGGGTGCTGACGCTGGGGGCGGTCCCCACCGTGCTCACCGGCCCTCTACCGGCGGTACTCGGGCGGCTGCGTAAAACACACGAGGAGATGCAGGTGCGCCTGGTCTCGAGCCTGTCGGCAGAGCTCGTGCGCCAGGTCGAAGAGGGGGATCTCGATGCGGCGCTCACCACCGAGCCCCCCTTCGCCATCCCGCCGCACTGCCGGTGGCAGGCGTACGACGAGGAGCCTTTCTTCGTGGTCGCCCCGCAGGGTGCTGCCGCCGCCACGGTACAGGAACTCTTCGAGACATACCCCTTCGTCCGCTTCGACAAAACCGCGTGGGCCGGGGCCCTCGTGGACGCCCATTTGCTGGCGCAGGGGATAAAGCCGCGCGAGGTGATGGAGTTCGACTCCCTGGAGGCGGCGATCAGCCTTGTGGAGCAGGGGCTCGGCATCGCCGTCGTGCCGTTGAACCGTCAGCGCCTCGAGAAGGCGCAGGGGCATTTCAGCCTCGCCCCGTTCGGCACCCCGCAGTTGACCAGGCGGGTCGGGATGTACCAGAAACTACGTCACCCGCGCCTGGCGCTCACACAACTGGTGCTGGACGAGCTCCAAGTGGAGTGCCAATCCTCAAGAAATACTCAAGCCTAACGCAAGAATTATCAACTTTTGCCAAACAATCACCCATGTTATTCTCACCATACCGAAGTAAAGGAGAGTAACGTGGCAACCATCATCAACGCCCTCACACCGGTTCTCTCGCTGATCCTCGTCGGCTTCCTGATCAGGCGCAGCGAGTTTCTCCCCTCCTCGTTCTGGCCCTCCGCCGAAAGGCTCACCTATTTCCTGCTCATGCCCGCCGCCCTCATCCACAGCCTGGCGGGGAAGAAGATCGGGACGCTACCCTGGCTCAACATCCTGCTCACCGTCGAGGGGGTCATCGTCGCGAGCGCCCTCCTCGTCGTTCTCCTTGGAGCCGCCAACCGGCGCATGGGAGGGGGCGTCTTCACGTCGCTTTTCCAGGGAGGGGTGCGTTTCAATACCTTCGTCGCCCTGGCGCTCGCCGAGAGCCTGTTCGGCAAGGACGGTCTCTTCCTCGCGGCCCTCGGCGCCGGCTTCATGATCGTGCTCATCAACGTGCTCTGCGTCTCGGCCTTCTCGCTCACCGTCAGCAGCAGCGCCGGCATCGATTTCAAAAGGCTCGGACGGGATCTGACACGAAACCCGCTCATCATCGCGTGCGTCGCAGGTATCGCGCTCAACGCCTCTGGACTCAAGCTCCCCACCGCGCTGGACGGGACCCTTCTTTTGGCCGGAAAGGCGGCCTTCCCGCTCGGGCTCATGGCCGTAGGCGCCGCCTACCGCGCCGGGAACCTCGCGCTGCACTGGCAGCCGCTCGTCGCAAGCTGCACCGTACAATTCCTCTGTAAGCCGTTGGTCGCCTGGCAGCTCGCCTCGGCGACCGGCCTGTCCGGTACCGCCGCAGGGGTCGTGCTGCTTCTTTTCAGCGTCCCCACCTCACCGGCCTCCTACATACTCTCGCGGCAGATGGGTGGCGACCATGACAGCATGGCGGCCATCATCACCGCCCAGACCTGCCTCTCCTTCCTAACGCTCCCGCTCACCATCTGGATACTCACTTAGCCCCTCTAGAAGTCCGTGGTCGTGGTAATAAATGTGTTGCAACTGAGGCGCTTCCGGGTTATGCACCCATGATCGAGAAGCGAGAGGTACCAAGATGGACATCTACAATGAGCACTGCCTGCCACACCTCACCAACTGCGTCTGCGGCATGAAGCCGCTGGCACGTCAGCGGGCGCTGATCGTCCCTCAGGCGCAAGGCGACGTCCTGGAAGTGGGGATGGGAACGGCGCTGAACCTGCCGTTTTACGACAAAGAGAAGGTGAGTCGCGTCTGGGGTCTGGAGCCGTCCCCGGGGATGCGCAGGGCGGCGGCGGAAAACGTTAAGCGTAGCGGAATTCAGGTGGAGTGGCTGGATCTGCCGGCGGCGCGGATCCCGCTTGGTGACGCGACCGTAGACACGGTACTGCTCACTTTCACCCTGTGCAGTATCGCGGACTGGCAGGGAGCACTGGCCGAAATGCGGCGCGTGCTCAAGGCTCAGGGGAGGCTCTTGTTCTGCGAACACGGCGCGGCGCCGGACGCATCGATCTTTAAGTGGCAGAAGCGGATCACACCATGGTGGAAACACGCGGCCGGGGGATGCCACCTGGACCGCCCCATCCCGACGCTTCTCAAGACCGGCGGCTTCGGCATCCTGGAGATGGACGAGGATTATATGGGTGGCGTGCCCAGGATTGCGGGGTACACCTATCGCGGCAGCGCCGCGAAGCGCTGAACAAAGCAAGGGGAACCGCCTGTCTCAGATATCGGCTCTTCCCTTGTTGTGAACAAGCTGGAGCTTTCGGCTCAGATCGGTTAGGCGATAGGGTTTCTGGATGAATCCCGTCAGGCCCCACCCGGTGAACCTCTGGGTGATTTCCTGTTCGCTGAAGCCGCTGGAGAGAAGGACCTGTACCCCCGGATCGAGGGAGCGCAGCACGCGCAGCGCCTGCTCCCCGTCCATATGCGGCATGGTGAGGTCAAGGATGACGCACGCGATGTCGTCCTTTTGCCGTTGGAAGATATCTATGGCGGCCGCCCCGTCCTCCGCAGTCAACACGCGGTAGCCGAGGGTTTCCAGCATCTCCGTCCCGAGACTGCGGATGGTCTCTTCGTCATCCACCAGAAGAACGGTCCCGGTGCCGGTCGGCGCAGTGAGTGTTTCCTGCGCTTGCGGCTGCGGCCGCGCTTCTCCCGCGACAGCCGGGATGAAGACGGTGAAGGTTGACCCTTCGCCCGGCGTGCTGCGCACTTGTATGGTCCCTTTATGGCCGCGCACGATGCCGAGGACCGCCGCCATCCCGAGGCCGCGCCCGGTGAACTTGGTGGTGAAAAAGGGATCGAATATCCTCGCGACGGTCTCAGGGTCCATGCCGCAACCGTTGTCGGAAACCTCGAGATAGACGTACTCCCCCTCCTGGAGTCTGTCGTTTAGCCACAGCTGCGAGAGCGTTACCGCGTCGCACCGCCGCGCGCCGGTCCTGATCGAGATGACGCCGCTGTTGTCGCCGATCGCTTCGGAGGCGTTGATGACGAGGTTCATGACCACCTGGCGGACCTGCGTCGCATCGACTTCCACCAGGGGGAGATCCTCGGCGAGCTCAAGGTGCACCTCCACCTTCTTCGAAATCGAGACATCCAGCATGTGCCTCATTTCCTCGACGAGAGTGTTGACGTTGACCTCCTCGATGAGAAAGCTCCCCTTGCCGGAATACGCCAGCATCTGCTGGGCCAGGTCGGCCGCCCGCTGCGACGATTTTTCTATGTTCTGCAGGTTTCCCCGTATGGGAGATTCCTGTGGGAGCCTGAGCAGAGCCAGTTCCGCGTTCCCCATGATCGCCATCAGGATGTTGTTGAAGTCGTGGGCGATCCCCCCCGCCAGGACCCCCAGGCTCTCCAGTTTCTGGACATGCAGCATCTGGGCTTCCATCTTTTTCTTGTCATCGGTCAGCCGCCTTTCATCGGTCACATCACGTCCGACCACGAGGAGATGCTTCTTCTCCTTGATCATGAGCCGGGAAAGCACGTACGACATGGCGATGTCCTTGCCGAAGCTCGTATGCAGCTCCACCTCGTGAACACGCGCGATACCGTCGCCGAGAACCGTTTCGGCCGCCTCCAACAAACCGCTTTCCCGCCAGGACTGCAAGGAGCGGAAGTTCTGCTGCTGCATCTGCTCCACGTCACCGCCCGCGATATCCGCAGTCGCCTGGTTCAGCAGGATACATTTGCCGGATTCACCGTCAAAGATGCGGATCCCCATGGGCGAGTACTGCAGGAGCGATTCGAAGAGCAGTAAGGTCTCCTGGCGCTGCTCCTCGCTCTTCATCTGCTCGGTGATGTCCCTGGTGATGCCGAGCAGCGACACGATCTCTCCGCGGTCGTCGCGGAAGGGGACCGCATGGGTGTCGAGCCAGACGCGCCTTCCTTTAAGCCCCGAGGTCTGAAAAACCAGGTTGCCGGGGATGCCACGGAACACGTTACGGGTCAGCTCCTTGAAAGGCTCTTTGAATTCAGGGGTGATCCTGTCAAAAACGCACTTCCCCTGTACCTGCGCAAAAGAGTCGGCATCTATCATGTTCAGACCCGCGCGGTTCATCATCTGCAGGCGCCCCTCCGAGTCGAGCATCTTTACGCATTCGGGTTCCGTCTCGATGATGGTGTTCATGAAGGCCTCGCTGCGCGCGAGCGCGTCCTCCCTGGCACGCAGCTGTTCCGCCATGAAGTCGAAGGTGCGGGCGAGCCCGCCAAGCTCCCCCCCATGCACCAGGTCGGATACCTTCATACCCGTCTCCCCATCGGCCAGCCGCCTGGAGGCTTCCTCGAGGATCTTGATGCGGTCGCCCAGACAGCGCTTGCCGATGAAGATGGCCGCGAGGCACGCAAGGAGCAGAAACGACGACAGCAAAGTCATGCTGTAGGCAAGCGAGCGGTCTGCGTTACGCGTGGCCGCCTCGATCGGTATTCCGGCGGTGACGTACATGTAAGGGGTGTTTTCGCCGGGAAGCCAAAGCTTGAGGTAGGAGATGATGCGCTTGTCCCCCTGGAGCCCGACTCTGATGTGGGTCCCACGGTCGGGGCCCTCCTGGAGTTTCTTGAAGGCATCTGCGGGGTAGGGTTTGCCGAGGTAGTGTTCCGGGTCTATCCCCCTGGCGAGAATGACCCCCTTGTGGTCCAGTATCACGAAGCTGGTCCCTACCGGCAGGTGCATCTGCTGCAGCAGGGACCGGTAGTTCTCGATATTGAGGGTGACGCTGATGACGCCGACCACCGCCCCTTTCTCGTCCTTGAGCGGGTAGCCGAGGTTGAAGATGGGCCTCGTCGTGATCCTGCTTACCACGTACTCGCCCGAGGAAAGTCTGCCACTGGCCAAGGCAGCTCTGAAAAAGCGGCGGTCTGAGGTGATCAGTTGCTGGCGCATCGGCATAGCGGTTGCCCAGACCCGTCCCTGCCGATCCGCAACGATGATGTTGCCGTACATCGGGTTCAACTTGCGCAGCTCTTTTAGGATCGGCTCCACCCGAGCCGCGTCACGCGCCTTTACCTCGGGGAGTTGCGCCAGCGAGGTCATGAGTTGCTCAGCCGCCACCACGAGGTTTCGCTGTTCGGCCCCGATCCTTTCGGTAACGCGCAGCGTCTCCTTCCCGGCATCGTCTATCATGGCGTTGCGGAACTGTATCCCGGAGTAAATGATGACGCCCGCAGCCGGCAGGGCTACGACGAAGGTGATAAGCAGCAGCAGGAAACGGGTGGAAAGTGTGGAAGAACGAGTCATGTGACTTCTCTCGGCGCACAGTGGTTACTATAAACATCGGCCAAATGCTGTGTCAGCTTAGCAGAAATTGCCTGGCTGCTGAACGTGACAATCCGAACATAGGATTGCCAGTTATCACATCTTCACGCTTTTGAGCAATTAGAGCCGTTGTGCCTACAGCACCAGAGGATTTGCCAGTGGCCAAGTCTTCACTAAAGACTTGAAGTGTAGCCGAAGATTAAGGGGGCTATTTTATCTAGTAACCGCGCGCGAGGGGCTCGACTTGCCGCGGGGATATCCTGTCTGTGCAACCAACCTGGCACCGCCCGCTTCCAATTTCTCCGCGATACCCTTCTCCTCCTTCGCCTTGTCCGTCCAACCTTTCATCGCATAGGCCTCGGCCAGGTTGTAGTGGTAGTCCGCATCGTAACGGTTCGCTCGCAGTCCAACCATCGCCCGAACGGACCACTCGAGCCTTTTTCCCCGAGCGGATACGCAGTTCCCGGCATGGGGTACCCCGTTAAAAGGCACCCAAATATATGGCAAATGTGATTAAGTGTAAATTAAATTTGCGCTATGAGCTGCGGTGAGGGGTGACATAAAATCTGCGTGTCACTGAAGAGATGTGGATTGTTCATAAATGAGCTGGAGAAACCATCGCCTGAAAGGGCTCTGATCTTCGGTCTATGCGAGTACTGCTCGCGGATGGCGGCTCTGCTGGGCCGAAGGGGCGCAACCTCCGATACTCCTCCCTGGCTTTTTTTACCTGCCTCATCACGCTCGCCGAACGCAGGGTGAAAACGGTGTCCATCGGTACCCCCCCGCTTTCCAGCACCTTGGCCGTCCAGGTGTTGCAGGTATTGGTGATGAGGTAATACCCTTCGGCCTTGAAAAACCTGTCTTCGCCGTGCGGTCCCGCCTTCAGGGGGTAGGGGCGTTGTCCCGCGTCGAATTGGAAACTGGTCCGCAACTTATCCTTCAAGTGTTTCAACCCGGCTTCCGAAAGCTTGAGTTCGACCACGTCGCCTCCTCGGTACTGCTCAGGCGGGGCGGCGGGCATGGAGAATACGTGCATGACGCTAGGATTTCTCCAGAACACCGCCTTCAAGAAGATGGTGGGGGTCACTTTGTCGGCCTGGTAGAAGTCCGCCTCCCCCCAGCCGAACTCGTAGTAGCGCCCCGGGCGAAGATATTCCCTCACGAACCCAAGCTCGCTCCCCAGGTCCTCGTTTGACAGCGCGATCCCCGCGTGCCATCCGTGTGCTATCACGTATATCGAGCGTTCCTCGCCTCTCGTCGCCGGCAGGTAGTTCCATTTCTTGCCTGCGGCGCATCCGGCTAACGCCGACACAAGCAGAACAAGCAGCATGAGCAGCCATTTTCGCCCTATCTCCCCGCGAAGCCTGGCAAGCACCGCTTGCATGCCCCCTCGCTTTTCCATGTGGACCTCCAAGAGCTCCCGTGCCCCGGAGATCTTACCAAGTCACCCCCATCCGTCAAAGCAGACGTACTACCATCACCGCGTCCCCGCTTTCTTGAAGACACCATGTCGCAGTTCAGTGATCATCCTAAAGAAGTTCCTGTTCTGCCTTTCCCTCCGATTGGTTACAGCTACAGGTATCGGGTAAACCTTTCTCAGCTCGCGCAACATCCACTCGCTCCGGAGGCAGAGCAGAAGCCCGGCGAAGGGGGCAGACAACAAGGCGGTCCCGAAGATGAGACCGACGACGCCGACGGCGTAATAGGAAAGGGCTGCGTGACTGGAGGCGAGGTTCACCCACTGGAGGAACTCAACGACTTCGTAGATTACCGCGACCGTGATACCGGACCAGGCCCCTTCAACCAACCGACGCAAGCCTCCCTTCTTGAGCTTCCAGAACTGGTAGGCGGCCCAGAGCAGATGGATGCCGGCGATGGTGACGGTCCACGGTATGAAGCCCAGATCGAAGAACACGGACAGTTTGGACACCGGGACCAGATACGGCTCCGACATTACCGCCTGCCAGTCCTTACCGTAATAGTTCATGAGCCCGGTGCCTCCATAGAGAAGAGCTGCCGCACCGACCGCCATCACGAGCCAGGCGGTTATCTCAACTATCTCCGGTGGAGGTGCTCCTTCTTCCAAGGTCAGAGACGGCGGTTCTGGTGTTGCCGGGATAGCTGAGGACTCTATGGGAGGATTGCCATAACCCTTTGGCGCGGCGAGGTCCTCCCGCTCTTCGACCAGTTCGCCGCGGTGTCTTTTTTCGTCGAGGATCCGCGAACCCTCCATGGCAAGAAACTGCGGATTGAGCCCCTGCAACAGCAGAAACTGCCCCGGATCCAGCTTTACGGCGACTCCTTCCGTCACCTCCTGCATCTCGAACTCGAAAGTTCCCTTGGTCCAGGCGAAGAGGGAGTAGACCACCTTCTCGATCTGGTCGCGCACCACGTTCTCGATCGCGTCGGCGCTCACCCCGAAGCGCTCGACCATGATGGTGCCGAGAAGCCGCCGGTACCCTTCATCCGCCTGTGCGCTCAGAGCGAGGTTGAGGGTGCTTCGGTCGATGACGCCCCTGCGGATCAGCAGCTCGCCCATGTTCTGTCGAAACACGGTTGAACTCGCCCTGGTGACGTAGCCATTCTGGAAAATGATGCTGGCCTCGCGCCCCAGGCTTTTCAGTGACAGCACGCCGGACTTTCGGCTCAAGCTGACGATCTGCATGATCTCGCCGAGTCCCAGATCGTCGATGTTGCCAACAAGACTCATGGTTGTAGCCTTTCATGCCCCAGACTCACATAGGGGATCATTTTTTAATTTCGTTGATCACGTTGTTCAGTTTGGCTCCTGCTTTGTCAATTTCCTTGCCGGCTTTTTCTACGGACTTGTCGATCTCCTTCCCCGCGCGCTCCGCCGGCCCCTCTTTTTTGCAGCCGGTAACGCCGGCGATCATGCTGCCCAATACAAGCGCTGCGACCATAACTTTGCTCAATTTCGTCATAGGACACCTCATAGATGGTTGTATCGTTCTCGAGCGTGAGACATAAAAAAAGCCGGGGCCGGAATATCTTGAGATATTTCGGCGACCCGGCTGTCTCGATGAGACCCTGTAGGCTTTCCGTCCCATCCTCGCGGATGGTTTAGTATTGTCGTTATCCGGCTTTAATTGTGTTGGCTTGCGGCGCACGATAGCCCAAGCAGCCTGCTTCGTCAAGAGTAAACGATGAGAACCTTGTATCAAGAAGTCCAAAGGCTGTTCTTTACCTTTTCACCATCCTGATGCAACAATTCCCGCAGTTCCCCCTCTCCCCACAGTCGTCGCGCTGCTGCGCGTCACGCTCCCCACGCTCACCCCTATTGACTTACGAAAAACTTACGAGTATTCTCGCTTTCCTGATCGGGCAGGAAAGAAGGATGCGGTGGAGGTGGAAATGACGCCTAAACAGAAGAGGGTTCTTGATTTCATTCTGGGCTTCGTCGAGGAGCACGGCTTCCAGCCCTCACAGATGGAGATCGCGCAGGGGTGCGGCTTTGAGTCGCTTGGGACGGTGCAGCATTACCTCCGCATCCTGGAGCGGCACGGACTCCTTGCACGACAGTCGAATGCGAAAAGGGGGCTGCAGTTGACGGCAAATCCCCCAGGCTCCCCCTTCGCAAAAGGGGGAACGCTTATGACACCCCCCCTCGCACAGGAAGGGGCTGTTCCCGCAGGGTCTTTTGCGCAGGGAGGGAATGTAACGTTCCTGGAACTGCCGCTGGTGGGGATCGTGGCGGCGGGTAAGCCGGTGCACGCTTTCGAACTCGCCGACGCCATCGAGGTCCCCTCCGCCATGGCGGGACCGGGGAACGTGGTCTACGAGGTGCGCGGGGATTCCATGGTGGAGATGGGGATCATGGACGGCGATTACGTGGCGGTGCACCCCCAGTCGGTCGCCGAAAACGGGCAGACGGTGATCGCCGAGGTGAACGGCTCGATCACCATCAAGAAGTATCAGCGCAAGGGAAACATTATCCAGCTCCTGCCGGCGAATGCGGCGATGAGCCC is a genomic window of Geomonas ferrireducens containing:
- a CDS encoding DUF2459 domain-containing protein encodes the protein MEKRGGMQAVLARLRGEIGRKWLLMLLVLLVSALAGCAAGKKWNYLPATRGEERSIYVIAHGWHAGIALSNEDLGSELGFVREYLRPGRYYEFGWGEADFYQADKVTPTIFLKAVFWRNPSVMHVFSMPAAPPEQYRGGDVVELKLSEAGLKHLKDKLRTSFQFDAGQRPYPLKAGPHGEDRFFKAEGYYLITNTCNTWTAKVLESGGVPMDTVFTLRSASVMRQVKKAREEYRRLRPFGPAEPPSASSTRIDRRSEPFQAMVSPAHL
- a CDS encoding DUF4388 domain-containing protein; this translates as MSLVGNIDDLGLGEIMQIVSLSRKSGVLSLKSLGREASIIFQNGYVTRASSTVFRQNMGELLIRRGVIDRSTLNLALSAQADEGYRRLLGTIMVERFGVSADAIENVVRDQIEKVVYSLFAWTKGTFEFEMQEVTEGVAVKLDPGQFLLLQGLNPQFLAMEGSRILDEKRHRGELVEEREDLAAPKGYGNPPIESSAIPATPEPPSLTLEEGAPPPEIVEITAWLVMAVGAAALLYGGTGLMNYYGKDWQAVMSEPYLVPVSKLSVFFDLGFIPWTVTIAGIHLLWAAYQFWKLKKGGLRRLVEGAWSGITVAVIYEVVEFLQWVNLASSHAALSYYAVGVVGLIFGTALLSAPFAGLLLCLRSEWMLRELRKVYPIPVAVTNRRERQNRNFFRMITELRHGVFKKAGTR
- the lexA gene encoding transcriptional repressor LexA, whose protein sequence is MTPKQKRVLDFILGFVEEHGFQPSQMEIAQGCGFESLGTVQHYLRILERHGLLARQSNAKRGLQLTANPPGSPFAKGGTLMTPPLAQEGAVPAGSFAQGGNVTFLELPLVGIVAAGKPVHAFELADAIEVPSAMAGPGNVVYEVRGDSMVEMGIMDGDYVAVHPQSVAENGQTVIAEVNGSITIKKYQRKGNIIQLLPANAAMSPITVTEEDEFHIRGILVGSMRFYRKWTGKSST
- a CDS encoding ATP-binding protein yields the protein MTRSSTLSTRFLLLLITFVVALPAAGVIIYSGIQFRNAMIDDAGKETLRVTERIGAEQRNLVVAAEQLMTSLAQLPEVKARDAARVEPILKELRKLNPMYGNIIVADRQGRVWATAMPMRQQLITSDRRFFRAALASGRLSSGEYVVSRITTRPIFNLGYPLKDEKGAVVGVISVTLNIENYRSLLQQMHLPVGTSFVILDHKGVILARGIDPEHYLGKPYPADAFKKLQEGPDRGTHIRVGLQGDKRIISYLKLWLPGENTPYMYVTAGIPIEAATRNADRSLAYSMTLLSSFLLLACLAAIFIGKRCLGDRIKILEEASRRLADGETGMKVSDLVHGGELGGLARTFDFMAEQLRAREDALARSEAFMNTIIETEPECVKMLDSEGRLQMMNRAGLNMIDADSFAQVQGKCVFDRITPEFKEPFKELTRNVFRGIPGNLVFQTSGLKGRRVWLDTHAVPFRDDRGEIVSLLGITRDITEQMKSEEQRQETLLLFESLLQYSPMGIRIFDGESGKCILLNQATADIAGGDVEQMQQQNFRSLQSWRESGLLEAAETVLGDGIARVHEVELHTSFGKDIAMSYVLSRLMIKEKKHLLVVGRDVTDERRLTDDKKKMEAQMLHVQKLESLGVLAGGIAHDFNNILMAIMGNAELALLRLPQESPIRGNLQNIEKSSQRAADLAQQMLAYSGKGSFLIEEVNVNTLVEEMRHMLDVSISKKVEVHLELAEDLPLVEVDATQVRQVVMNLVINASEAIGDNSGVISIRTGARRCDAVTLSQLWLNDRLQEGEYVYLEVSDNGCGMDPETVARIFDPFFTTKFTGRGLGMAAVLGIVRGHKGTIQVRSTPGEGSTFTVFIPAVAGEARPQPQAQETLTAPTGTGTVLLVDDEETIRSLGTEMLETLGYRVLTAEDGAAAIDIFQRQKDDIACVILDLTMPHMDGEQALRVLRSLDPGVQVLLSSGFSEQEITQRFTGWGLTGFIQKPYRLTDLSRKLQLVHNKGRADI
- a CDS encoding LysR family transcriptional regulator, whose amino-acid sequence is MSLRSLRILAAVAGKGSFAAAAEQMGLTQSAVSLQIRNLEEEFGVQLFERTGRSPKLNMNGKLVVERVREILDIYDGIKADLSPSGTIKGVLTLGAVPTVLTGPLPAVLGRLRKTHEEMQVRLVSSLSAELVRQVEEGDLDAALTTEPPFAIPPHCRWQAYDEEPFFVVAPQGAAAATVQELFETYPFVRFDKTAWAGALVDAHLLAQGIKPREVMEFDSLEAAISLVEQGLGIAVVPLNRQRLEKAQGHFSLAPFGTPQLTRRVGMYQKLRHPRLALTQLVLDELQVECQSSRNTQA
- a CDS encoding AEC family transporter, giving the protein MATIINALTPVLSLILVGFLIRRSEFLPSSFWPSAERLTYFLLMPAALIHSLAGKKIGTLPWLNILLTVEGVIVASALLVVLLGAANRRMGGGVFTSLFQGGVRFNTFVALALAESLFGKDGLFLAALGAGFMIVLINVLCVSAFSLTVSSSAGIDFKRLGRDLTRNPLIIACVAGIALNASGLKLPTALDGTLLLAGKAAFPLGLMAVGAAYRAGNLALHWQPLVASCTVQFLCKPLVAWQLASATGLSGTAAGVVLLLFSVPTSPASYILSRQMGGDHDSMAAIITAQTCLSFLTLPLTIWILT
- a CDS encoding class I SAM-dependent methyltransferase, with product MDIYNEHCLPHLTNCVCGMKPLARQRALIVPQAQGDVLEVGMGTALNLPFYDKEKVSRVWGLEPSPGMRRAAAENVKRSGIQVEWLDLPAARIPLGDATVDTVLLTFTLCSIADWQGALAEMRRVLKAQGRLLFCEHGAAPDASIFKWQKRITPWWKHAAGGCHLDRPIPTLLKTGGFGILEMDEDYMGGVPRIAGYTYRGSAAKR
- a CDS encoding PQQ-dependent sugar dehydrogenase, translating into MLSWKNHAIRFLFCFTLTALPSPACAADAWFPARITLTPVVKGLRQPTAIVSAKDGSKRLFVLEQEGKIRIVKNGKLLQRPFLDIDSLVKSGGEQGLLGLAFPPEFASKKTFFVNYTNRTGIGNTVVASFKASKGADTADPGSRREILTIKQPYANHNGGQLAFGPDGLLYVGTGDGGSGGDPHGNGQRLDTLLGKILRIEVASGAAPYRLPKNPFGNEIWAYGLRNPWRFSFDRGTGDLYIADVGQDEVEEINFQPAGSGAGANYGWNIMEGDRCFREPKCKKSGLTMPVAVYRHGKGDCSVTGGYVYRGRIKGLQGIYFYGDFCSGRIWGLRRIGTKWETKLLADTPYAISTFGEDDDGELYLADYGSGTIYRVGVR
- a CDS encoding type II toxin-antitoxin system RelE family toxin, whose translation is MVMEVVWQPKAVKQLKKIGDRSVQQRIVLAARSLVDLSSCPNVKQLVGHKYTHRMRVGDWRVLLNVQEEIDIVSIEEIKKRDERTY
- a CDS encoding helix-turn-helix domain-containing protein, with the protein product MSEPTEYQIIEHEGQPAFVLVPWEEFQRIRRMLAAEKAQASGIPQSVVEAHVLHDMSLIRAWREELGLKQEDLAKRLNVSQAAVAKFEHPTARPRLATLRKIAAALGISLEQLHI